GAACGAAGTCCCCTCTGCAAACTTGAACCTCCCCGATCCCCACGAGATTCGCGTGGGTGTCGGGCAGCTGCTGACGCATTTGCAGCGGGTGGGGGTGGAGTATCTGCCCGCCGCCGATCCGGGGCGCGCCGAACAATGGACCACCACGCTGTTGGCTAGCGTTGCGCAGCCAGCACCCGTCGCCGCCGAGGCGGCTTCCACTGCAGCGAGCGCCACCCCCGAGGGGCTTGGCCAACCCGCTGCGGCAGCACCTCCCGCGACAGCACCGCCTGTGGCGGCCCCAGCTGCGCCAGTTGCCGCTCCACCGGCTGCCGCCCCGCCAGCGGCTGCGCCTCCGCAGCCTGCGGCGACACCTCCCACTGCGGCCCCTCAGACACCGCCGCCTGCGTCGCGACCGCAACCAGCCGCTGCGGCACCGGGGCCGACGATTTATCGGACCGCTTCGCTGCCGATCGCCGATCGCCAGGCGTCGCTGGACCATTGGCGGCAGCAGGTCGCACAGTGCACGCTGTGCCACGAATTGGCTTGCACGCGGAAGCAGACGGTCTTTGGAGCCGGGCACGCTCAGGCTCGCGTCGTTTTCTTCGGCGAAGCGCCGGGGGCGGACGAGGATCGCGAGGGGATTCCGTTTGTCGGCCGAGCGGGGCAACTGCTGACGAAGATCATCGAAGCGACAAAATTATCGCGAGATGAAGTCTATATCATGAACACGCTCAAATGCCGGCCGCCGGGGAATCGCAATCCGTTGCCGGACGAGCTGAAAAATTGCCGCCCCTTCTTCGAGGCCCAGCTGGAGATTATTCAGCCCGAATATATCGTCTGTTTGGGGCTGTTTGCCGCTCAATCGCTGCTTCAATCGGCTCCCTCGATCGGCAGGATGCGAGGCCGTTTCCACAACTACCACGGCAGCAAGGTCGTCGTCACCTACCACCCATCGTACTTGCTTCGCAATGCAAAGATGAAGGGGGCGGTCTGGCAGGACATGCAGATGATGATGCGCGCGATGGGGACGCTGCCCGCCTGATTGCCCTTGACGGGCAGTCCTCCCGAAAGTTACCACCCGCGATGGCTGCAGCGTGTGCTGCGCGATCGTGAAGCGAGGGAGATGGGATTGTCCCGTATCGGAACTTATCGGATGTTGGGAGTCGCGATTTTAGCGATTCTGTCAATAAATTGGGGATTCGCCCAAGATAGTCTGCTGCGCACCAACCCCAGCTTTGGTGGTTCGGCTGGCGTTCCCAGCACAAATCTTGTTCCGGTTCCCTCGACCTCCGCCAACGCGTTGCAGAGTCCGCCGTATCCGCAAACCGTCGCGCCGACGCTGCCACCCAATACGCAACCGATCGCACCGCCAGCCGCTTCGCTAGGGCCGCCTCAGTTCGATCCCTATCAAGCTCAACCGAACAACAACCCGATGTCGGGATTTTTTGGCGGCGCGTACAACCCCGCGCCAACCGCCGGTCCGATCGGGTACCCAACGACGCCAACGCCCTACGGAGCCCAACCGGCTTCGCCCTACGGGGCCGCCCCGGCTCCGTCGCCCTATCCATCCCCTTACCCAACTCAGGGAGCAAGCGCTCCGCTGGGCCAAGCGGGAGGAGCCTATCCGTCGTCGGTTTATCCTGGCACCGCTCCGCCGGTACTGTTTCCAGGCGGGCTGAATTGGAATGTTCCCGCCCCCAACATGCAGGGCTGGAATCCATCGGGATCGATGTTCGACGCGGGGCAAGGATCGTTTCAGTTCCTGCAGGGCCCGCGGTTTCGGCAAGCCTGGGTCAGCGGCAATGACTCTCCCGAATCGTTGGATATTCTGGACAGCGATTTTTCGCTCGCCCTCAACTGGCCGAATTTTCTGGGCAGCTTTCAGCCTCTATACATTTTGCCTTCGTTTTCGCTGCACCAATGGCAGGGACCCAATAGTTCCACCGGTGCCGATCTGCCGTCGAAGGCTTACAGTGCGTTTATCGACGTCGGCTGGCAGAGCGATCCGAACTTGATGTTTGGAACCGAGCTAGGGCTTCGCACCGGGGTCTTCACCGATTTCGAAACGTTTAACGACAATAGTTTTCGGATCATGGGCCAGGCGCTGGCGAAGCTGAGGATCACGCCCGCGACGACGCTCAAGCTGGGGGTTTATTACATCGATCGAAACGAGGTCAAAATTATTCCAGCCGGCGGTTTCCTGTGGCAGCCGACCCCGCATTCCCGCTGGGATATCTTCTTTCCGCTTCCCAAGTTGTCGCATTACCTGACGACCGTG
Above is a genomic segment from Rosistilla ulvae containing:
- a CDS encoding uracil-DNA glycosylase encodes the protein MNEVPSANLNLPDPHEIRVGVGQLLTHLQRVGVEYLPAADPGRAEQWTTTLLASVAQPAPVAAEAASTAASATPEGLGQPAAAAPPATAPPVAAPAAPVAAPPAAAPPAAAPPQPAATPPTAAPQTPPPASRPQPAAAAPGPTIYRTASLPIADRQASLDHWRQQVAQCTLCHELACTRKQTVFGAGHAQARVVFFGEAPGADEDREGIPFVGRAGQLLTKIIEATKLSRDEVYIMNTLKCRPPGNRNPLPDELKNCRPFFEAQLEIIQPEYIVCLGLFAAQSLLQSAPSIGRMRGRFHNYHGSKVVVTYHPSYLLRNAKMKGAVWQDMQMMMRAMGTLPA